One Triticum dicoccoides isolate Atlit2015 ecotype Zavitan chromosome 3B, WEW_v2.0, whole genome shotgun sequence genomic window, TTTGCCTACCCTTGTTCGCATAGAATTGTTGAAATCGTATTAATAGCTTAGTGTAAGTCTAACAAATGTGCAGTTTTAGAGGGCTGAGATTTACAGAAAAAGAACATTGACATGTAGAATTAGCAAAACGGCAAAACGGACACACCATGAAAATGCACTAGTATTGTCCGAAGTTCAGCCTTTCTCGAAAAGATTCAAACATATTATAAAGTTCACAAGAAGTACAAAGCACCCCAAACATGATAAAATTATATCAAGATCCTTAGACCACCGAACAACCACTACAACCATCAGAACGAGTCACCGACACTTCGCTGTCACCACTCTGACCTTGTGGATGACGGTCGGGAAGTTTTTGTGCACTTGCTCCTAAGACCAGCGCACTAGAGTAGAAGTCGTCGTCGATGAACCCATGAACCGATATAAAGAACCTGACATCAAATCTCGATGTAGCGTACGCATGAAAAGAAACCCTAATCGCATCGCCCCGAGGAGCTGGCTGGAATCTACAACGGAGCTGTGTCTAATCCGTCTCGGCAGACAAACTAAAAGAGTATCGAAGTCCGGAAAACTGACTCGAAGAAGCTCCGTCTAGTCCGTCCCAACAGACGAATTGGATGAGGATTGAAGTCCGAAAGACTCTTGAAGAATAAGCGTCGTCGTCGCCGTCCATCTAAGCATCGTCCCTAGGACTGAAATCCTAACCTATCTACTAGCAAGAGTTAAGGCACAGGATTCTCCTCCCCGCCACCGACCGTCGGAGCAACATGCAGAGGGAAGGCAAATCCATGGGCCCGCCGGCTTGTCGTACGAAAGGGGAAAAGAAAGACAACCGGCCGACGGGGGAATTAGCTGAAAGCAGAGAAAAATAAACGTTTTTGTTTTACAATATAAGAAGAATATAAACATTTTTAGTACAATATAAGAAGAAatgatctatttatttattttgagatAAGAATGGCTATATGCATGAGGGGGGTATCGGCAGATCCTTTGCTTGCACTGCACATGCCTATCTGAGTTGGAGAGGGGACCGACCGGCCGGTGACGTTGCTTGCTGGAGAGGGAGAGAGGTTGAGTCAAGACGAAGGACTCTCCCACTCTCTGAGCTTTTAACTAGTTTGCTTGCTGCACGCATCCCCCCAGCACGATTCCATCCACACATCAACACATGGCTCCGCCGAACAGATCGTTTTCGCCAGAGCTATATTGCCTACAGCGATCCTCACCCTCGCATCACTTGAATAACTGCACGTGGTGGGCAGGCGAGGCCGACTCGTGATCTGATCGGGCGACAAGAGAATATCGCTGTGCTTGTTCTCTTTCGCGGCGCATGTGGCCTTGCCCGCGAGCGAGcgcgacggacggacggacggacggacgccgGCGATCACAGTCACATGGTCACATGGAGGATGACGGAATGGATGTGACCACATGCTGTTATCCTATTATTAATGGGGTGTTGCCACGTGAGACGCACCACTACTGGATATATTACATGCGGTCGTCAAAATTGATGCACAATCTGGATATATTACATGAGCTCATGTGGATGTGGCCGTGTGAATTTCAGGGGATTGCCACAACTCTCGCGGGCAGCGGGGGATGTGCGTCGTCGGGGCCATCAACAACTACACGGACCAGCTCTACACCTACGGGGACTCCCCCAAGAGCTCATGTAAGTGCCATTGCCATCGGCTTCATCCCTCCAGTACACTCTCAAAACAGGCACACTGATTACCCTGTATTCGCAACCCAGATAACCTGACGGAGAGCCTGATGTTCCTGGCGCACTTCGTGGGCGACGTGCACCAGCCGCTGCACGTCGgctacgaggaggacgagggcggcaaCACTATCATGGTGCGCTGGTACCGCAGGAAGGCCAACCTCCACCACGTACGTATATCCCTCTACTCCCTGCCACACAGGACTCGTCTTCATCAGAGTTGGTATGGTTTTGGTCTGGACTGAACTTCTCGGAGTGTTTCTTACGTGTGTTGGCAGGTGTGGGACGTGAGCATCATCGACACGGTGATGAAGGACTTCTACAACAAGAGCCTCGACACCATGGTGGCCGCCCTCCAGACGAACCTCACCGTCAGTGCACCACAAGACTCTCAAACACTTCAAAATACTGCCATTATCTTCCTTGTTTCCTCTAATGCTTGCTGTGAACTGCAGGAGGGATGGTCTGACGATGTCGGTCACTGGGAGAATTGCGCCAACAAGAAGGCGACCTGCGCAAACGAGTATGATTCATAACCAAACACTCGCACTTTTTTTGCCAGTTCATGACTCATGCAACTAATTTGATCACAAGATTTGACATGATATGGTATCGAACCCACGCCTTGCAGCTACGCGATCGAGAGCATAAGTCTGTCGTGCAACTACGCCTACAAAGATGTGGTGCAGAACATCACCCTAGGAGGTCAGTGCCAATGTTCACAGCAGTACTTCTAAAAACCAACACAGTAGTAGTATGCATTTTGCCTAATGGTAATGGTTGGCAACTCCTATGAAGTGCAGATGATTATTACTTCACCCGCTACCCGGTTGTGGAGAAGAGATTGGCGCAGGCCGGCGTCAGACTGGCGCTGATACTCAACCGTATATTTGACAAGAAAGAAGCTGATACTATGCCGTTATACGTGCAGTAGAATAGCTATACTTGTACAAAAGGTGTATATGTACGGGCTGGACAAAAATCGGTATTGTAGCTGCCACTGCCACGCCGTTTGATCAATTTCCACTTCAATAGGTTTACCATTATGTAATATAAAGAGTCACGCAACCTTGGCACGGCTTTCAGAAATTCATTAGTTGTAAAGTTGCAATACAAACCCTCTTATTAGTCTATTTGCTTGAACAATAAACAAATCCACAAGTGCAGTTTAAAGCGATGTTTTAGTTTCCCtcatcttctttgattcctttacaTTTGTGTCATTGCTGATCCGAGATCTTACATAAATTACTTGTACATTTCTTCATAACAGGACTCAGATAGTACAAATCAAATCAGCAGTTCTAGCCTTTCTATGAACCCATGATGGCGAGTAGATTCAGTTTCTCGAGCCAATTCCAATAGATTGGGTGAAAATAATCAATGTGATGTCTATATGGAACAAATGGTGCACCAAATCAATCTTATTCATATATATCTGAATCACACTATCTGAGCCATCTAAACAATGGGAGCCTGCCTACACGCAATCGGTCGTCAGTCAGTGTGATCGACCTGTGGAACCCGCCAGTACCTTAGTGAGCGCGTGAGCGGCGATCCCGATGGGGCAGAAGAGCAGGCAGAGCGAAACCGAATGCCTGGTCTCGATGTTGTTCTTGATGCCATCTTGGTACACTTGCCTGCATCACCATCAAGGAAAAAACACAAACATGAGTGTCTACCTCCTCACAATCGCATACACCTAAAAATGAACGAAAAATGGCCGACTGACCTTGCGGCGAAGAGGTCGACGGCTAGGAGGTGGATCCAGGCGGAGGCGACGGTCATCTCGCTCGCAAACATCCTCACAATGCCAGGCAACTACGCACAAGATTGAAGGACCATACATGTTATTTATACTTTTCGCTAAGGCGCAAGAACATTCAGACAATGCACAATGCTAGTACTGAATCTTAGTGTTGCTGCAAGTATTCAACATTGAGAGAACGTGAGGAGTGGTGACCTCCGGGAGCCAGTACTTGCTGGCGAACATGGCGCGGATGGTGTCGGGGGTCCAGGAGAGGTAGAGCAGGTAGGCGTAGAGGAGGCCGAGGGCGACGTAGGGGGCGGTGCTCTCCACGGCGCGCTTAGTCTGCGCCGAAAGGCACGAGGATAAGCAGGTGAGTGTTTTTTTCCTGTCAATGGCGCGGCCTGCGGAGGAGAAGAGAAAGAGGAATGAGGGGGGGCGGTGGGCTTACGATGTTGGCGTTGGGGGCGGCGATCATGAGCGTGTAGAAGGGGAGGACGGCGACGGTGCCCAGGGTGAAGGCGGAGCTGGCAATCTGGGACGTCGACAGCCCTGTACGTGGGAAGCAATAATTCAGTCAAATCATGGCGTTGCGAGGCCGTCGACCGGGCGCTGCTGTAACTGTCAAGTCTTGGTGAAAAGAAAAGAGAGTACGGCGAGAGTGGCGAGTGCGTACATGCGCGAGGCCGGAGCAGAGGCGCCCTGCAGCGGGCGGCGCACGGGGCAGGGGCCGCGGCGAGCTCCGGCCGGAGATGGAGCGGCGCCCCCCAGGAGCACGCGCGGAGCTGGGCGGAGGGAACGGCGGCCACGCGCGTCGCCGGCGTCCGCCTCACAGCAAGCAGCACGGACGAGCCAGCTACCTGGAGCAGCAGCAAGCGAGAAGTCAGCAGAAAGAAGTCAACAAAGGCATGAGGATGGTAGCGAAGCTGATGGCTTACCCGCGTGGTGGTGGAGAGCGCGAGggcggagggggaggaggccgccatTTCCAGCCGGTagtcgtggtggtggtggagtcgccGTGTTCCGGGAAGGGGAGACGGGGAGCGGAGCGCCTTTGTACTAGTGGCAAGGCGCCGGGCTGTGATGTGGGATGGTAGGAAGGATTGAGTGACCACTCCACTGATTTCGTTTGCCTTACCATCTTGGGAACGGCAGGTCGGTGGGGTGGCGGGTCCCGCCGGAGTGGGAGGGGGGCGGTGGCCACCAGCACCACCTTCCGTCCAGGTTCACCACCCATTATAGTAGTACCTTCTCACCTCAGTCGCCGGCAACTGTAGCCATGTCGCCCATGTGCCGAGCCTTGACTGGGACGGCCGCCTCCTCGCCGACACGTGGCCGCCATTACCAAGTACTCACCTCAGGCGGCTCTGGAGGAAGCAGAGGACTATGCAATCCCATGGTTAGTTACCTCAGCAACAGACCAACACACCGCCGTCAAATAAATCAACAGAAGCTCATctccctgcaaaaaaaaaaaaaaaaaacaagagaAGAACACCAGAGAGTGAAACGTAAAACGATTAAATCAACAGCATACAAAGTGAATGTGGATAAAACACAAAACGATTAAATCAACAGCATACAGAGTGAAAGTGGATAAAACACAAACCAACAGAGACATAGTAATAAGTTTCAACAGCACTTTTGATTTAAAAACCAAAACTGTCTCAGACCAACACGACAGGCAGGATTTCTAATCAGTCCACAAGGTCGGGCCATTTGGCCCGAACCTTCTCATCCTCCTCACGGATATCATCAGTCTACGGATTAATTAACATAACTTAAAAACAACTGTCGCTGCCTCCTCCTCCCAGGAGGAACTGTCTTGGGATAAAGGTGCTAAAAACGGTAAACAACTCAGACGAACTAAGTATATCTCTCTCTTTGTCTAGGACCTATCCTCTCCCCTCTTTATTTCTCTCCCCTCTCCACTCTCAGTATAAACGCTATGTTCAGAAGGACCGCAGGTACTCCGACGCCATGGCCTGGAGCTCCAGCGCCATCGCCTGGAGCTTCTCAAggtcggcggtgaggtcgaggttgGGGGAGAGCATGAAGCCGGCCCCGGCCGCGAGCGCGATCACCAGCAGGCTGCCCTTCAGGCAGGTGGCGCCGCGCGACAGCCTCCCGATGATGGCCTTGCAGTACTTGTCTGCCTCCTTGATGGACGCCTTCTCCCCAGAGTCCTCTGCTTCCTCCAGAGCAGCCTCATTCTGCAATACAAACCAATGATTAGAACATGCACATATATCCAGGGATATGTTGAAGGTTCAGTAAATACTATCTTTCACCAAAAGGTAAATTAGCTTTGCATACATGCTTAAAAAGTGTCAATGCCACATACGTCTCATTTTAGCATCATAGCAGCTTGAACTACTTTCTACGGAGCATTTGCTAGTAGAACTATGCACATAAAGTATGATCACAACGGATGATATGCAATACATGTAGGGATGTAAATATTACTTGCAGGGATATGGAGGTGTATATTTGATCAACAGGTAAATTAGCTACGGCATGCAAGGTTAAAAAATGTCAATGCCACATAAGTCTCATTTTCACATCACGGCAGCAGAGAATTTGCTAGTAGAAAAATTATGCACATAAAGTACAACCAGAATGGATGAAGGATCTGAATCTGAACAGCAAAAAAATGTTGTGCACATAAGCTCACCTTAGCCTTGAGGCTCTTCAGAGTTGCTTTAAGAGCTTCAGAGTTGAGCTTGGGAGAGAGTGTCTTCCAGTCTGCAGTGATTTTGCGCAAGACCGCAACACTGGCTTGGATATTCTCTGCATGAAGCTTGTCCTGGAAACAGAAATTAAACATCAGTCTGAGCCAATTTCTTGTATTGGACAGAGCTGTACaaagacaaagaaaacaaaaatatcaCTCACCCACAGCTTGTAGGACTCTGGACTCTGAGTCAGGCACCAGATGAACACATCAGTGGCCTCCTTGGCAAGCTCTGCATTATCTGTACATAATACACCGGTAAGCCAACTGGAATTTGCAAAACAAAACTAAACCGGCTCTGTATTGCAGAATGGACATATTTAAACTCACTTTCTTGCATTGCCTTCACAGCCAAAGGCAGAAGCTGCTGTGATGCTTGCTTCACAGCTTTGGAGCCAGGAGTACCAACAAGAGCCAGCTCCTTTATTATTGGGTAGGCTGCTTCAAACCTTTCTGTAGCCTGAAGAGTTCAATGCAGAGGTATTAGAATATTGTCTCGTATTAAACATACCACGGAAAGAAGGGGGGATTTAACAAACCTTGACACGTGCATTAGGCACGGGAAATGTGCATCTCATAAAGAGATCCAGTGTTCCAGCAGGAACAAGGCGCTCTCCCTTTCTGACTGCGCCATTCAGTAGCATAGCTCGAGCTTTGGAGGCATTAGGGGTAGACACAAACCTGCACATGAAATCTCATTAAGCACTTCTGGAAGTATAAGAACTCAGATATAATCACAAAGTGTATTGCACATAATTACAGTTACTATATGAACTATAAGATATAATCACAAAATGTTATAAACATATCAATAGTTATTAGTATAAGAACTAAGATATCACAAAATGTTATATACATACTTATAGTTATTAGTATAAGAACTAAGACATAATAAAAAAAATGGTATATACATATTTAAAGTTATTACCACAAGACTAAAATATAACCACCAAATGTGATATACATATTTACTGTCAGTCAGTATAAGAACTAAGAAATAATCAAAAAAATGACATATACATATTTACAGTAGTAAGTATACCTCTCGAGCAACTGCAAAACAAGATCTCTTGACTGAGGATTCACACTTGACTTTGCACACACACTGGGAAATAGGGAATGCGACCAGCAAAACATTCCCGAGACTAGGTCGCCTTGAGATGCCTATCATATATAACACGAAAATTAAATTGTGTAAGGAAATAGAAAATATGCAGATTAGggcctcagaagtaaacataattcAGAGCGAGCAAGAAGGTGATAAGGAAACTGAGTAATACCTGATTAATAACCCAGGCGATGATGGGAAGCTTTTCCTGTCCAAGATATTTACTGTTCCCCACTATTTTGGGGGAGAGGTTTATTAGTACATCTGGCTTCCTTCTTAAAGTCAAGGCAAGCACAACAAATATTGCAACCTGAAAAAAGAAAATGTTCGGTTAAAAACTAAACCAAAAACATCAACTCAACAAATAACCACAAGTTCAACACTCAAGAAGATTATGCTGGTCAAGATGAAAGATCAACAATATAGCTCTTTGCGTTTCCAGAAACTGCAGAAGTTTTGTGCATTGATGAGGAGGACTCGTGCAAAGATGAATGAAATTCCTAAAGTGAACCAAGGAGCTCCAAAAGAACTACAGGTCTACAACAGGGCCTATTTGTGTTCCACTATCAGAAACCTACATACCTACAGAAAGAAGGTATTGGCACTGAAGCAAGCTATATACCTACCCATCAATGCAAGATGCCAGCAGATGAAATATATAATCCTGAAATCTTAAAAGTGCACGCCCACTTTTTCGTAGGAACGGGCGGCCGGGCTGGTTACTTACATGTGTGTCTTTTTTTGTCAGCTAGTGAATGTTTTTTGTTAGCATTAAATGCGTACGGACTAGTCCTGGAAACAGATTCACGCACATTTATTTTGGCCACTTCAATTTTTAAAAAGTCGTATCTTTTAAACCACACGTCAGAATTCAGATCCGTCTTCACCGTTGGATtcatcgcgacgagatcttcgaaactagatcccgcatggatatgtttcgacgaaatttGTTTGATGCCAACTTTGGCGTTGTATTGTGCAACTTCAGTACTGCTTTGTGCAACTTTAGTACTGCATGGTGCAATTTTTTTCAAACCCAGTTTTTTGGAGCTGCATCCTCAGTAGTTGTCGTTGCACACATAGTAGTCCTAGTTGGCACATACATGGCCACATAGTTGCATAATCTAGTCCGCATAGTCGCATATGAATTATCAtagcttgtaatgtagtctagttgcacacacattgatgtttagttggcttgtaaCGTAGTCTAGTTgcgcacacattgatgtttagttggcaggaagactagttgcacacacatatgcttagttggcttgtaatatattctagttgcacacacattgatgtttagttggcaggacactagttgcacacgcattaatatttagttggcaggactagttacacacacatatactcagttggcacggcaatgtagtctagttgcataaTGCAGTACTATAGTTGCACCATATAGCACCAAAGTTGGCATCAAAAAAAAATCGTCGAAACATAcccatatgggatctagtttcgaagatctcgtcgcgatgaACCCAAAGGTGAAAACGGATCTGAATTCCAACgtgtggtttaaaagatatgactttTTAAAGATTTAAGAGACGAAAATAAATGTGTTTCACGGACCAGTCTGTACGCATTTGCTATACGCATTTAATGCTAATAAAAACATCCATTAACTAACAGAAAAAGACACACAATAGATAATTGCTGTTTATAAATTATTAGAGGACCAAAACTTGCAATTTTGGGCCGGCCGCTCGCAAAGTATAGTGAGCAGCCGGCCGCTCGCTAGACCGGTCCATATATAATTTGCAGAACCTACCTATGCAATGCAAGATGGTTATTTAGAACAAAATATTTCTACATGCATCGGCACTTCAGTACTACAATGTCATTTACAATTACAATATGTCAGTTGACTCAGTTGACATAGGTGCTAGACTACATTGGTGCTAGACTGTAGACTCAGTTGACATAGGTCCAGTACTACAATATGTCATTTACAATTACAATACTATTGTGCTCTCCACCATGAATCAACAATTATTAATATGATAACTAATGATAGTCATAATGGGAATGGGATGAATGTTACCTGGGCTTTTGGAGTTTGTTGAACAACCTTCTTCGCGCCCTTAGGTCCAACAGTTGGACCTGACAACTCCGACATGATGCTATCTATACACCACAAAACAAATTCTCCCAATGCATCAGGAGATCTCTGGCTGATCCAATCACTTGCAGTCTTGCAAACTGGCTCAGGAACATG contains:
- the LOC119274475 gene encoding endonuclease 2-like, translated to MAAPRPHPLLLLLLVALLAASADAWGKEGHIMVCKIAERYLTEEAAAAVQDLLPESAGGELSTMCPWADTMRFRYHWASPLHYANTPNICSFNFSRDCHNSRGQRGMCVVGAINNYTDQLYTYGDSPKSSYNLTESLMFLAHFVGDVHQPLHVGYEEDEGGNTIMVRWYRRKANLHHVWDVSIIDTVMKDFYNKSLDTMVAALQTNLTEGWSDDVGHWENCANKKATCANDYAIESISLSCNYAYKDVVQNITLGDDYYFTRYPVVEKRLAQAGVRLALILNRIFDKKEADTMPLYVQ
- the LOC119274476 gene encoding protein MAO HUZI 4, chloroplastic-like, which produces MAASSPSALALSTTTRVAGSSVLLAVRRTPATRVAAVPSAQLRACSWGAPLHLRPELAAAPAPCAARCRAPLLRPRAWLSTSQIASSAFTLGTVAVLPFYTLMIAAPNANITKRAVESTAPYVALGLLYAYLLYLSWTPDTIRAMFASKYWLPELPGIVRMFASEMTVASAWIHLLAVDLFAARQVYQDGIKNNIETRHSVSLCLLFCPIGIAAHALTKVLAGSTGRSH
- the LOC119274477 gene encoding uncharacterized protein LOC119274477; amino-acid sequence: MAMDDVAFAAGSSSSAMDALAASSSSSSAAPADPSHGWQKVTYAKRSSRKPAAVAPAAAAAPDLGGKPGVFEGLDKRSQERHRAIQAARDATAGYYDDDDDAANAARVPWGSRSSDEGSDSDGAAAKDRAQAEAPKKPKKPKVKKPKVTVADAAALIDAESLAAHLVDISASYENQEGIQLMRFADYFGRAFANVSAAQFPWAKMFKESPMPKMVDVPLSHVPEPVCKTASDWISQRSPDALGEFVLWCIDSIMSELSGPTVGPKGAKKVVQQTPKAQVAIFVVLALTLRRKPDVLINLSPKIVGNSKYLGQEKLPIIAWVINQASQGDLVSGMFCWSHSLFPSVCAKSSVNPQSRDLVLQLLERFVSTPNASKARAMLLNGAVRKGERLVPAGTLDLFMRCTFPVPNARVKATERFEAAYPIIKELALVGTPGSKAVKQASQQLLPLAVKAMQENNAELAKEATDVFIWCLTQSPESYKLWDKLHAENIQASVAVLRKITADWKTLSPKLNSEALKATLKSLKAKNEAALEEAEDSGEKASIKEADKYCKAIIGRLSRGATCLKGSLLVIALAAGAGFMLSPNLDLTADLEKLQAMALELQAMASEYLRSF